AAACGAGTTCCTGatcatcttttcttttaatcggtttttgttttatttaattattttatttttgaaatgctCCATTCAAAACTTACGGTTGGATATGCCCTAATTAAACAaatttcaaaccaaaatttcccaactttattctaatattaaattataaaatatttaatgcatTCTAAATTGAATTATCTAAcgcatatttaaataaattgaaaatttacaaacttaaatattttaaatatttttatataaaatcaaaGAACCAAATTGTTTAAATAGAACAAATAATACTACATTTTAAGcaacattttaaaaatcaacAAGACAGAAGCTATGCAATTAAGCCTTAGAAATCAACAAGATTGACATCTCTTAGATAAGGGAGTGTAAATCTTCATAAAGATCAAATAGATATAGTATCTTTCAAGGAGAAATCTCCTTACGACAAATGTCATTTTAGCGAAAGATCAAATCTTTATCATTTTATACTCTTTGTCTTTTGAACTTGAGTATTTAGTGGTCTTTTTGCTTTTTAAACATGATtagtcttaatttttttatgagttTAATGTTATCAatgaagattagtgagtagaTACATTTTGAATCTATGGTTAAGTAGTGATTAGTAAATAGTTAAAGTgtttattttcagatttaattgTTTCCATGCTTGATAAATGCTCTTAATGCTAGATTAGTTTTGATCACTTTCATCTAGACTCTAAGCTATTTTATGCAACGGATATGTTTGTTAAAATGATTGAATGAACTTAGTTTTCCTCTTGCATGATTAACCAAATGGATTTCAAGATGGTAAGTAGACTTATTGAAATGCATGTTTGATTGTATTAAACCAAAGTGATTTAATGTTTAATACTTCATTACATAGAAGTTTCTATCATGGAAATGAATTAATCTAAGTGTTCTAGATCTATGGAAGCTTATTGATTGTTTGCTTTACACTCTGACTTGGAATCTTATTGCTTTATATCAATTTACTTATACCCACAGGTTTATACTTGATTGAAAACTTGCTTATTCTTGAGTAGTCCgagttgttttcatttgaaTTGGATCTTGTTTGAGTTATTGATTAGTAAGTTAATCACAATGACTCTTATTTGCTTCAACTAAGTGATGGTTTTTCATTCTTAGTGATTAGAATCATCTTTGGTTGGATCGACACCTCTCTTATATTACAACAACTATTGAACTTGCAATTAGACTATAAGAAAATCTAGACTTAATCCTTATCAAGAGGCAAGGGGAAGAGAAACACGTTTAAAGATGGTgaagaaagaaataaataaacaaaaatatataatatgtaaaaaaaatgaacatgTAAGAAAACCTCCCAAAATACAATTATAAGATAAGACTGTTACAaagacataaatataaaaggatACGTGTTCaaaaatctttttcttttttcctttataTAAAATTCTTTTTTGACCATTTTAAAGATAAGACTGTTAGAaagacataaatataaaattctctATATGGCCAAAATTTCTTTATCAAGcatcaataaatataaatagtaaattagcatgtgttaatctatctaAAAATTTATGGATCACATTCTAATGCACATATATTATTGACAcagaaataaaataagtataatCAGGCATGGTTCAAAGCATAACCTACTGAAACTATCACTTAATTAGGACAACTAATATGAAAATGCaacgttttttaaattttatcttaaactttttttaattaatttttatatgctAGACCTCCACCAAACATGGAAAAAtgttatcaaaatattaaaaatttgactCATCATTTAGTCCAATATATCAAATTTCGTCATTGCTATTAAAGTATTCATTCAGATTTAAATCAATGATTATTTAagtgttttataatttacaattgaatgttttaattgtttttatatgtttatagtaattttatatataaccaaaaaaaaacaaattatttaaatcGAAAAGATAATGACCTATTTTTGAAGATTAAAAAACCCAAATAATTAAGACTAAACTGAATAATTAAACTCATCCCTAACCTAAAACAGTAACTTGTAAAGAGGATTTATCAGCTAATTGATCAGACTAATGCTTAAAAATTAGCAAGATTGACATATCTTTCTTAAATCCATAAATATCAAATAGAtacatatagtatattttaaattccaGTCTTtgagtttttcaaaaaacattttagcGGGTATCTAAAAGCATGCCCATTGCTAATATCCATAGGGTATCTCAgcaatgtttttcaaaaaataaaatatgaaaaatatgacAGAAACACAGGAGAATATATCATTTCAGATACTCTGAAATACCATCTATTACACATGGCATTTTATAAATGGTTCAAAGTTTTAAACATcattttgatttaaataaataagtaaaatattatcaaataattattttgttttgtacaGAAACTGAGTTGAGATACATGAGGGATGAGGTTGCTCTAATAAGATTTTAAGATGAATAGGTGAGCTTGTCCTTTGGACCCATCCTGTTATAAATACTcaaatcatataataataatggTAGGGgaaaatctattaaaatgttGAAATAATAAATGGTAGTTGACTAGTTGATATCCAAAAGATCACGAAAGATCACCTGAGTTGTGATATGGTTAGATGCGTGAACAACAGGACCAACACAACCTACAACAAAATGCAAGTTTGTCATTTAGCCGTAAAAGTTGATTGCAGGCTAACAGGTTGTCGTGACTAAGTTGACATAGTAATATAAGGCATGATTAAGACCAGTTTCTAGCAGAACAGAGAACAGCTGTCTCGATATGTGCGATCGTTAAGCAACAAGTAGTCTATATATCATCATGAGAGCCGTCtgaaaaaaatagaacataatgaGAGAGTGCAACATGCATAATTAGTCTACCTAGTCGATCAAGGCACAGCTGAAAAAGCTCTACTAGCCAAAACTGATAAACAACTAGCGACAAGTCCCTGAAGTCAAGAAGAAAGTGTTGATGGAACTCATCTGAGATAAGCTAATTCTTCAGCAAGTAAAACTCATAATCTGAAAAATGATTGTTATATTGTAAGCTCAAAATGATTGCAACAGCAGAAGTACATCTGAAACACGTGAGATTTGTTGCTGCTCTTCATATTCACCAGAAAGCGTATGGTTTTTTAGCTTATTAATAAACGTACGGACGAGATTAAATCCCGTTGAAAACTCTTAACGAACTTTCCCAAAAATGGCGCGCTTAAAAccgaacaaataaataaaagagaaaaaaaatcctcTGTTCTGTTTTGAACATTTCAAACACACAGAAAAAGAGAGATAGTTGAGAAGATCTGAAAGAAGAATGAGCAGCGAAGAAGAGAAGACGGTATGTGTGACGGGAGCTTCAGGTTACATCGCTTCGTGGATCGTTAAGCTTCTCCTTCTCCGGGGCTATACCGTTAAAGCCTCTGTCCGCGATCCAAGTCCGTCTCGTTACTCTCTATTCAATCTCATCGCGATACAAACAGATCTAGTCATGTTCATGATTgattattaatgaaattttgAAGGAATGGGAAATGATATAGAGATCTTTAGATCTAATAGTTTTCGGATGATTCAAGATTGATAGATtggttatgtatatatatggttCAATGATACAGATGATCCGAGGAAAACAGAGCATTTGCTTGCACTAGAAGGTGCAAAGGAAAGGCTTCAACTGTTCAAAGCAAACTTGTTAGAAGAAGGCTCTTTCGATTCAGCGATTGATGGTTGCCAAGGAGTTTTCCACACCGCATCACCATTCTATCACGATGTCAAAGATCCTCAGGCTGAGTTACTTGATCCAGCGGTGAAAGGAACAATCAATGTTCTAAGCACTTGCTTGAAGACTCCCTCTGTTAAGAGAGTCGTCCTAACCTCATCTATAGCATCTGTTGCTTTCAATGGTATGCCTCGAACACCCGAAACCATTGTTGATGAATCTTGGTTCGCCGATCCTGAATATTGCAGAGCTGCCAaggtaaaaaaaagaaataaaaaaataacttctGTTAGCGTGATCTTCAAGTTatcattctgttttttttttttctgattttctttttgtaaaagcTATGGTATGTACTATCCAAGACATTAGCTGAAAACGCAGCGTGGAAATTTGCCAAAGAGAACGATTTACAGTTGGTTTCGATAAATGCAGCAATGGTGATCGGTCCTCTTTTACAGCCAACGCTCAACACTAGTGCCGCCGCAGTTCTAAGCTTGATCAAAGGTAAAGAGAAAAAATACAGCATTGGTTTGATTTAATACATGTACTTAGCCTCAACTTTGATTTGCATTTTCAGGAGCACAGACGTTTCCTAATGCGACATTCGGGTGGGTTAACGTTAAAGATGTAGCTAACGCTCACATTCAAGCGTTTGAGAATCCAACTGCTAATGGAAGATACTGTTTAGTGGAGAGAGTTGCTCATTACTCTGAAGTTGTTAACATTTTACATGATCTTTACCCTGATTTCCAACTCCCTGAGAAGTAAGTCTTTCTTTGAATGTCAGAAACAGAGCAACTCTGTTTTTCTTTATAGAAATGGTTAAGATCTTTAAAAAGAATCcatctaatatttttatatattgcagGTGTGCTGATGAAAAGATATATATTCCAACATACAAAGTGTCTAAAGAGAAAGCAGAGTCTCTTGGGGTTGAGTTTGTGCCATTGGAGGTTAGCATAAAGGAGACTGTAGAGAGTTTGCAAGACAAAGGGTTCATCAGATTCTGAGTTTCATCACCAAAGAAAAAACTCAAACCAGAACCAGACTTGGAtctgtttttgtttaattttcatttgtttgtggatttttttaaattcaaatgtGGAGTGTGTTGCCTATGATATTGTGGACACTTTTTTGCATCATTTGAGTCTGATATTTGCAGGATGTTTCCTTTTTGAAGTGTCACAATATGCTATAGCAAATAATCAAATTCATTACATTTATCTTGTGCATCTAATCTTAGCACAACTTCTTAGGGTCTACATCTAATTAACACTTTGTTTTAAGTAGCAGTTGCAATTTCTTAGACTCGTACACCACTCactaatttataaaattgttaaaGAAGTTAGAGTTGTGAtattgataacaatttatagaAATTGAATTTTGATTTAGAAAAGTAAATTTAATAATGTCTAGTAGTTGAATTGATTAAAGAAATGAATTGTAAAGGGTGATAACATTTCAGTCACTTCAAAAGCCAGAAGTTAATCTGGTGTATAATTGCATAATAAGTGATGAGTCTatgatttgaccaaaaaaacaagTGATGAGTCTATGCAACCATTGATACtttagtcaaaaataaaaaaccatTGATGATTGATACTTGCCTCGTAATCGTTTTGGCTCTCTACGCAAACGAGAGGGTTATAaagattttaatataattttttaattaatgtatattagtGTTAATTTTGGGGTCAAAACTGAAATGTTATGAGGCAGACGTTATGCTTACTGATAAGTAACATTATGAAGATTTTTATGATGCTAATAAGCTAAATTATATCAAAACTCTCTCTGAACAAAACTCTCTCTAAAGCTTCAAACACTTCACCGACAGTTTGCTCCGGCGGCTCCGCCGTCGGAGGCGCcagttgttttttgttttgtttgcttCTTCGCTGGTTTCATATTCCTATCTGATATGTCTGTGGCTCTGTTCGATGATGTCGAGAGACTTGGTGGTTCTTGTAGATCCGGCGGTTTATGGCGGAGGATGGTGTCACGACGAGGTTGGGTTGACTGGATTCGGTGAGAAGTCGGAGTTTAGGGTTGCGTAGAGGGGTTTGGTCGCGGTTTTACTTCGTCAGATCTCTTCCCCTGCGGCGGTGGGGGCGCGTGGCTGAGCGTGGGTCGGTTTTCTCTTCAGATCTGGTGGTTTGGCGTCAAGCTCCGGGTACGTGAAGGTCCTGTCCGTAGGCGTGTTGGCTCACCTGCTCGGTGTCGAGTTCGATGAGTCACTCACTTTCTCCGGACAAATTTGGGTCTGGAATTCTCCAGTACGCGACCGTCGTGGTGAAAGCTTTCGTGTGACGGCCGTAGCTGCTGCGTGTTTTGCGTgcaacaaccgtctttcgtcttGTGGTGAGTCGTATGTGACTTTGCCGTGGACATTGTCGCTTGTTGCTCCATCTATCCCCACTGAGTTGTCGCCGCTCTTGATGTTGTGTGTGTCGATGTGAGGCATGGTGTTTTCATTCCTTCTGGCTCGACAGGTAATGGTTCGGATCTCCCTCCGTGTTGTTACGTTGTTGAGGCTTTGTGGAGCTGCTTCTGGTTCTCAGTTGTAGCGCAAGGCGGCTTGTTCGGATCTCCTTTGGGTCATTGGAGTGAGGTCTTTCCGTGGGAGACTTGTGTGAGGATTGGTCTTCCCAGCACCTCGGTGATTCGCTTGGATCACTTTGGTGGGCTGATCTTCGGTCTACTTTGTAGGAAGGATGAACGTCATCAAGATGTGGCTCTCACCACTCCCGTGTTTCTGCTGTGACTCGTGTTACTTCCGAAGTCGAGTACAATAAAAGTGATCTTCAGTGGTGGCTCGGACTAACCAGATGGCGCTCTAAGGTTTACTAGGGCGGGTTGCGACTTGAAGCTCTAGGAGCTCGGGTTTTCGTCTTCCGGTGGTTGTTCGAGACTCGTGGCTGCAGCGGCTAGGATTGGCGAAGCTGCGCGTATTTGAAGTCAATCATTTGGAGCAGCGCTGCGGACAAGCCGATTTCTACCAAGGCGTGGTCTCATGTTATATCAAAGGCTTCTTCTCGTGTGGCAATGCTTCCTGTGCCTAGTTTCAGCGCTTCCTAAGCTAGTGTTCCTTCGATTTAGTATTGTTATTGTCCGTAAATCATTGGCATTGCTTCTTCTTTCCCCCTTGTTGTTGCATtaggtttgttttctttccGCTACTTGTTATCTTTGTAACTTCTGTCACAAATGAAAatttggtataaaatttaatatttacaccaaaaaaaaaagtaacattaTGAAATCATAGAATTGTAAGATTTTGGAATATAGTGTACCGAACGAACCATaatacatgtttttattttattttatggcaATACATAGGTGACTCCAAAACGCATAAAATGGCACTTTTGAATGCAAGTTTTATTCAACCAATAATAAGATGCTATATGGTAAAAGCCAAAAAGATAATAGCAGTTCAGATTATCCAGTTGCTATCATCTTTCACCTCTGATTCTTCCGACCATGTTTGCTGCACATTTTCCCACACAAACCCTTCATTTTCCTGCAGGTTCCAATACATTTTTCAATACTCAAGAAACTGAATCTACTCTTATAGATTTGTATACTAGTGTACAGTTGCATGCCCTCTTAATCATCTCTTACCTTTGAGGTGAATTTGACGGTTGTTGTGCAGCATTTCCTTTCATTCCCTGAGATATTTTATCCACAATACGAATTACGAATATCAACAATTAAGGAAGAGAATGGTTCATTTTCATGGGTCTTGTGTAGCGTATTAATGCTATTAATTACCAGTTTGTTCCCATTTATTAAGCTTTACAATCCAAGTCCCATGAGTAGTTTCTGTTGCCAGAACCTGATCTGTCCAAACCCGGAACTTCTTGTCTTTTTTGTCCCCATGGTACTTCCCAAGCTCGTCAATAGTGTCTCTGAGTGATTTTTCAGCACCAGATGGATGAACAATGACACCAGCAGGATCCTAAAGGATAGCATCATAATTAGCCTCTTAGATACATTAAGATTTGTAGATAAAGAGAGAAACAAGGGTTATACTCTACTCACACATGAAGCTTTAAGACTTTTTGTGTATGCTTCACAATTCTCAATTTCACCTCGTCTCCATCTCTCATAGAACAAGAAAAACTCCACAACTGCATGACCCGGGTTCACATTATCCGACTTGCACTGCAAGAAGTCAGACACATCTCTCAGAGAAAGTTTGGGGCCGAGCTTAAAATGGCCTATCGCTTCTATAATCCCACCCGCACACCTCTCACTCGCATGGATTATGTTCGAATTGTCTTTCCCGTTTTCAGCATACCACTCCAACAACTCTTCTCGTGCATTGCTTACCTGTGAAAATAAGAGGAATAATTTTATAAAGGATGAAGAAAATAATGGGAAAACAAGCGATAAACGCAAGAAAAGTAAATGAGACATagatttaacgtggttcactAGTTCGACTATGTCCATGGGAAACTAACGCTACGAGTCATATCAGATTCAGTGCAcatcaacaaataaaaaaatagagaatGGAAACTGGAAAAAACAGAGGTTCAGATGGTAAAAACTAACCATGACACCATAGACATTAGGAATAGTAAATAGTTCAGTATCGTTTCCGGAGTCACCACAAACAAGAGTATTAAGAGGAAGTTTCCCTTCAGTATTGAGCTTCTTTAGAAGATAAGCAAGAGCTTGTCCTTTTCCTCCACCTTTTGGCAAAACATCTAGAGCTATTCCTCCACTGAAGATTATTTTGATCTCCAACTGATAACAATACCAAGAAAACCATAATCATGTATGATCTTATGGATGCAAAATGCAGAAAAGATATGAACAAACGAAGAGATTTAATATGATTCACCAAATTGGTTACGTCCACCATAAAGAGAGATTTTCTTACCGGAGGCTCGAGATATTTTTTAGATACATTGTTAAAGAACACAagatatatataagaatattcCGGTCCAGAAACACTAACACTAACATACTAGCGGGTCTAGGGTCAAAAAGAATGACTAAACTAAATATCGTTGACCTTATAGGAAAGATCACCAGCAAATTACTGTAAGAGAGATTCCTCCTATATTCGAAGTATAGTAgcaatataaataacaaataagtAAACAAGATTAATCAATCTTATTACCCCGCGTTTCTCCAACCGTTGATATAGCTCCTTGGTTACTTCCTTGACTTTACTTTTGTCAACGTGAAAGCTAAGCTTGTGAGGCATCTGCTCAGTTTCTGCCTGCAAGGATTTATCAGAATATTGTTATACAAAATCATTGCTAGGTAGAGACTTTTATTTGTGTGTTGAAGAAGAAAGTAAGTAACCTGAAGAGTTAACTCAGGGAACTTGCTGGTTTCTTCTTCGACAATTCCTCGGTTCCATTTATTGTTCATGATCTCAACCCAGTTCTCATCGGGAACCATTGATTTACCATATGATATCTCAGTTCCTACGGATGTAACGATAACATCAGGAGTTAACAATGGTCTCTCTTTCCTCAGTTTCTTGTACATTGTTTTTGCTCTTCCCGTTGAGAAAACAAGAAGAGAGTCATGGCGATAAGCTTCCTCCCACAATGAGTTGAACCTCAACAAAGAGTGATTATCATTATCATTGCGATGTTCAACctggaaacacacacacacacaagaagATGGAAGGAAACGTGTACACGTAAAATCAAAATCGTTGCTCTTGAAAGAAGAATCTTAGGTATAAAATACCATTGTATCATCAAGATCTGAGACTATCATGAGACGAGGAGGAGATGTCAACCGCTCCATGAGTTACAAACAAAACGTCCTGATCAAGATTGAGATTAGATTCCTAAGTGATCATCTAGCTAAATGTTCCGACAAAGATTTGAGATCAGAGACAAACCTGAGGGATGTAATAGTACGACTTTGGttgtgagagagaagagagcaagCGCAGAGCGGGGAAGAACATGTCAACCTTTTCCTaaacttttattaaaatttttattttgcttttctttcttccaagtaatattattttgttttcgctCTTTTCCACAAAATATTATTTCGTTGAGAAATTCTTAGGTTCACCTAACCAATGATATCTTGTCACTCATGTTCAgtctttagaaaataaaaagccAAAAACTTAGAAAGATATTTatctacagaaaaaaaaaagaaaaagataaacattaaaGTTAATAAGGCCGTCGGACTCAATGCGTCTTCCTCTTCATTGGTACATAAAAGAAAAGAGTCTGTGTTTGTGACTTTCAAGTCTCAAATTTTTTGCTTTCTAATTCACCTTGGACCatccaacaaaaacaaaaaacttgacAGCCACAACACAATTCTCTTCCTCGGGAGAAGATGAGGACACCGCTACTTTGGTGACCATCTGAGTTTGGCAGTGAGGAAGAGCCACAAGAGGAGGCAGAGATATACGTTTGGCAGAGATATACGTCTGGCAGAGACATACGTCTGGCAGAGACATACGTCTTGGATCCACTCTATCTTCCTTCTCTTGTGCCTCACGAAATCAAGAACTGTAGGTAACTATGCTGTCTAAGAAAAATAAAGCTTAACAGTGTAAACACTTGCAACTGCTAAACTAGATTCTTACCCTTGAGAACTTAATTTTCTGTATCTAATCTGCTAACAGTGTTCCAAAAGAAGTTAAGAGATCTTCCAGGGAGCTCGGTGTCGCAACAAGCAGTATGCCTCCTTGTCTGTGTGTAAACCTCTAATATTTGcattatattcattatttttttcaggTCTTGACTTCTCTTTTGCTGGCTTCCAAAAAACTCTAGAGTTCATTGCCACCATGGTTGATACCTTATATGTCTTAATGCTGCTCCGTAGTGATTGATTATAAATCTGGAACAAAAAATGTGAGTGCAAAGGGCTCAATGTTTCTCCATCTCAGACTCAGGATTCAGTTTAGACTGTTATGTTTCTTCATCTCCAGACTCAGGATTCAGTTTAGACTGTCATGTTTCTTCATCTCAAGGTCTAAACAAATGGTTTGCCATAAACTGAAGACTAAAAATATGTTGCATTGATCACTCAAAACTCTACAAGATGAGGTACGTAGTAACCGAAGTAAATGAAATATTTGTGCTGGGTATTGGGGTAAAcaatctttataaaaaaaattaagtagaAATACTCTAAACATGCTTGTCCAAAACATCTTTTGTGCAGTCTCTGCCAGAAAACGGGTATGAAGTGGAGAAACTCCATTCCAATACAAAGTTCATCAAAGttcatctttcttctcattGTTTGCTTCTAAAGCATCAGCATCTTCTGTTTTAAGTTGAACCTCTTTGGTGGCTATTTCGTATTCTTCCTCAAATTCACTTAGTGAAATGTCGTCTTCACTGACTGAAACATCGTCCTCTTCTTCGCTGGATGCctgttttagtttaaaaaaaaaagagtcaggTTCTCAATAATAACAGATTATTCCTTTGCATGTCAATGCAGCTAAACTAAAAAACAGTTAGTATTATGTCCTCAACACCTCGTCTTGTTGAAGTCACTaggtatataattatattataagtgTTCATATAAACAAcgtgacaaaagaaaaaaaatcatcatagCAGTCACTGTCCAGTATTCTAACATCGCATGTTCACCGCATAATCTTTGCTTTGACCTAATTCATCAACATGACAAAAGTTAATTTGACTATATCCCATCTTGTTGAATTCACTAGAGCCTGTCTCTAAAGTAGTGGCTCTCTAGTGTAGATAAcaattttttcttgaataacacagaagccaaaacaaaacaaaaactcttaAAATAGATGAATTTTGAGAAACACAAAACTTAGTATGAGCAACCAGGGAGGAAACAAGCCAGAACATCAAACTGAAAACTTACCTTTTCcttgtctttcttcttctcaagGTTAGCCATATAGTGCTTAAGAAATCCTAAAAgctaaaactcaatatttcttCGTATCtttttgatgaagaagaagtcggCGGCGTTaggtttatttttttcctt
The Brassica napus cultivar Da-Ae unplaced genomic scaffold, Da-Ae ScsIHWf_1620;HRSCAF=2235, whole genome shotgun sequence DNA segment above includes these coding regions:
- the LOC106417948 gene encoding probable sucrose-phosphatase 1 — its product is MERLTSPPRLMIVSDLDDTMVEHRNDNDNHSLLRFNSLWEEAYRHDSLLVFSTGRAKTMYKKLRKERPLLTPDVIVTSVGTEISYGKSMVPDENWVEIMNNKWNRGIVEEETSKFPELTLQAETEQMPHKLSFHVDKSKVKEVTKELYQRLEKRGLEIKIIFSGGIALDVLPKGGGKGQALAYLLKKLNTEGKLPLNTLVCGDSGNDTELFTIPNVYGVMVSNAREELLEWYAENGKDNSNIIHASERCAGGIIEAIGHFKLGPKLSLRDVSDFLQCKSDNVNPGHAVVEFFLFYERWRRGEIENCEAYTKSLKASCDPAGVIVHPSGAEKSLRDTIDELGKYHGDKKDKKFRVWTDQVLATETTHGTWIVKLNKWEQTGNERKCCTTTVKFTSKENEGFVWENVQQTWSEESEVKDDSNWII
- the LOC106418020 gene encoding phenylacetaldehyde reductase-like, which encodes MSSEEEKTVCVTGASGYIASWIVKLLLLRGYTVKASVRDPNDPRKTEHLLALEGAKERLQLFKANLLEEGSFDSAIDGCQGVFHTASPFYHDVKDPQAELLDPAVKGTINVLSTCLKTPSVKRVVLTSSIASVAFNGMPRTPETIVDESWFADPEYCRAAKLWYVLSKTLAENAAWKFAKENDLQLVSINAAMVIGPLLQPTLNTSAAAVLSLIKGAQTFPNATFGWVNVKDVANAHIQAFENPTANGRYCLVERVAHYSEVVNILHDLYPDFQLPEKCADEKIYIPTYKVSKEKAESLGVEFVPLEVSIKETVESLQDKGFIRF